The DNA segment AACAACATGAAGTGTTGGTACGCTGCATCGTCAAGTCTACCCCCTCCAGAACCACGAAGCCGGAAACCAGCAGAAACATCCTATACTCGCGAGCTTTGCAGAGTTGGACGTATCGCAGGTCGCGCAGCTTGCGTTGATAATCTGTAGGGAGCTTTAACAGGCGCAAGTGCGCCGACACTTGACGTTGTTGCCGGTGTGGCAAGTAACACGGCAGGCCAGGGAAGCCTTATATCCACAAATCGATCAACTTGGCCTCCACGCCCTTGTACAGTAGGTGCATATCTTCGGCCGACACAAAATCGGCCTCGATATCACAACCTAATAGTCTGGTAAGGGGGGTGCGTTTGTTGACGTGTGTCGGATATTTgccatcgcaaaagtcgctgtGTTTTCGTGGCTGGCGTTCCGCATCATACGCGAAATACATCCGGTGCCCGTGCAACTCCCCTACGATCGTGCACTTCTGGCACCCGCTGTATGCATTATGCCCTTTCACACCTgcaagaaaatgaaacgaaaaataattagaaacaatgcATAGTACCGTATTTCACTGTGCGTGTAAAGCGGACACACATTCCACTGTATATGTAGAAGGCATTTTATCAACAACCTACCTTTTATGAATGCACGTGCTGGAGCATCTGCTATGATAGCACGCGAGGCTACCCAGTAAAAGCGGTTTCCAATTATCAGGCCGTTCATAAAAAGGTGGTTCATTTCGTCCACGAACTGATCCAAAAACTCCTCCAGGATTAACGATTTCGATTCGCCCCAAAAAATCGCAACCGTCATCACCGGAGTATTTGGCACGTTGTGAACCTGCATCAGGATGGGCCATAATTGGGACCGGCTGCCTTTGTACAGCGGCAGGCcgtccacaaaaaaaatcaactccAACCCCTCATGGGTTAGCTGAACATCACtggaacgataaaaaaaaattgggatTAGCACTTCACCAAATGCACGGTTAGTTTAATATTCTTACCGAAAGTACGAAAGAAGGCATTTCCCCACACCCTGGTACCACAGCGTCCCCCCTGCGATAGGCGTAATGGCTGTCTCCGGTGCTCTGGACGCGGGCGTGTTCATTAACGTCCGAGCATCCTTGGGCAATCTGGCGTTGGGAAAATGCTACCGCAAATGGCCCAGCAAATGGTTcaaactacgatgagtttGCTCAGTTTGCAGGGCCCACAGCCGCAAACCTTCCTCGCACGAAAGGTCTTCGTACGGTTGGTCCGGCGTTTGCACCTCGACCTGGATGTCTTCGACGTCGTCACTTTCTGCCCCGCTGCATGCGTCGGCCATGCTGTCCTCCTCGCTGTCGCTAAGCGGAGCAGCATCGTCTGTTAAACAGCTCGGACCGGGCTCCATgtactcgtacgacttaacaacatgcccgtcatgggttcaatccccaaatagaccgcgccgccatacgtaggactgactatcctgctatggggggaatcatttagtcactgaaagccaagcccacaagtgggttcaggcaggccttgaccgacatcggttgttgagccaaataagaagaagaagccacGTAGCACATTTTACAACACTGCTCGTTTCATTCACCTCACACTCATAACCGTTCACCAAGTACTCACCCACAGTCGGCAGCTCCGATTGCCGGGCACGACGGAATTCCCTCTCCACCTCCTCAAAACGCCGCTTACACGCCCGTTCAGCTGCATGGTACACCAACCCGCaggacaaaatcgagcagttttgtaactcggattttcaatcgctttccgccaaaagcgatcgaaaaagcgagcagaaatgtcagggaaaacgcttggattccgatcgaagaaatatatcaatgcaaaaatttcagcgctgaaaatttcgcaatatttcattcataaatttgcaacaattttgaatgcgaaatatttcacagccatgctgtgaaatatgtttgcagttagagtttgagaagttttcgatcgctttgcgcagcggggcgGGAGTGGTAGACTTGTGGTTTagcatttctttttcttattcaaCTGATGCTAAGTTACATATAATAGGTCTTACACGGGTAGTGATGACCAAATGTAAGCTCTCGATGATATGTTCGAATATGTATCAAATATGAGACCATTAGGAAAGAATAACATGCAAATATTCCACAAGAGCATTTTGATGCAGATTACATCATTGAAATCACTATTCGTCgaccaggctccggtgggctggccatgttgtacgcatggaaacggacgacccagcccgtaaagtctttttaggccgtccacaaggacagaggaggagtggtaggcccaaattgaggtggcaagatggcatggaggcgtccgccattaaggccgggataacggactggcagacgaaggcgcgagaccgcgagcggtttcggacactcctgaggcaggccaagaccgcaaagcggttgtagcgccggataagtaagtaagtcaTATACTTGTAACCCCACAGAAGATGTGGGCATTTCGGTTCTTTTAACTTTACGTGAATGAACTGAGTCGTTCATAACAATGAACGCGATCGTGATCTCGGTTCTTTCGTTCATTTACAAAAAGCAATACCTGTAAATCAACACACTATTCGAAAATTGGTAGAACTACCGATTATTTGGTAGCTCTCGTCACCAGAACAGCAAGTCTGAATAGGTATTCCTCAATATAGGCCATACTCGATGTAAGCTATTTCGCTATACGCaatgtttttgtaaaataaattcttATATGGCCGAATTTTAAAACCCGTTTTAAAAGGTACAAAATGAAATCTTCAGATAAAATCAGTTTAAATTCCAGCGCTTCAGttccagcgctggtcggtctgaccctatgttccgcatgtcggccGTCTTCAATACTgtctcggattgcttcgacttcgatATCTCgactcagtgcttcaaggaacgtctccggcttttgccgtggccgcagtgaattgcgatgcaaatcttgtttttgttatgtattttttttaatgaactgttacatcttaattaggccatacggccccttgaagattaaataaataataacaataataaataactaattcaatggataaaacctattatttcaagcaaaattatatgaaaatttgctataatttgactgaaaacctcaTAATTTGACTTACGCTAATATTCGAGGTACGCTATTGCATAACATTGCCTCCGTTGTCCGGAAAACTACGGCGGTTATGAAGGTCGTGGTGAACCGACTGCAACAGACAATATGTGGGGATGAGGATGGAAGTTCGCGTCCCGTCCCGGAAGACTTTACGCTGCAGCCTGTACGGTTGGAGGACGAGCTGAACAACATGGAGCGCAAGTTGAGCGACAAACAATACATGAGGAATTGCGTGGTTTCACTGCAcagcaatattttttttttgtatatgagGAACGAAAAAATAtcgttttcccatttcccgaACGTGTGTGAGCTGTTCCGGAGCGTGGCATCATCGGCGAATTCGTCGATTACATCAAAATACGTAAGCGATTTTTTCAAACGCGTATTGCGATACGTAAAATAAGCCGgttagtttaattaaatttaagttTAAGTTTAAGATTGTTTAGTACCAAAACTATTTCTCATTATTTACCCCATTTATTCAAAGAACAAAACACGAAGCTGGGTAAAgacatattttttcttttattcttcATCAACATAAGCGTATGTCAACGGTACATATGTATACCCCGTCCTGCGCTGTCTGCACTGCAGCTAACTTGCACATCAAGGTACTGCTGGGGTAGTGTTTAAGGGTAACGGTGTTTAAGTCAGCCTTGCTGACCGAATAAATATTCGCCTCTGTCGAGAGGCACGGtcagtgttgcgaacggtgacgttcatcgacataaaattgtaaacattcattcgatttgaagcttcccattcccatctctctctgtcatttgacattcccgtcaaaaaatgtcatttgacatgaagacattttcaagatacattcatttgacattcgccaacctgtatgaatcgtgaactgtgtcgtattgcaaacggccgtattcatgtcaaactacaacagagcgtgcggtgcaaaggctttcatttcactactttttgctatttcactAGAATTTAGCGACTATACACTTCATAATCCTCCGATCAtatcgatttgtgttgttcaaaaaatgtcaaatgacattcagactacattgtttacatttcatgtcattgcaTCAGCCCTGACGGTAGCGACACGAATGAATTTCGTTTAATGACAGTCGTGTCGTGGAAGCATTGAATGTCATCagccaaaaattattttgaccgGCTGTTTACGGTGACTgtcatgaaaaatgtcaacagtTAACAACACTGTTCACGGTTCTATGAATGCAGGCACCTGCGAAGAAACCATACCCCTGCACTGTACAGCGGGAATATTCAGCGGAAATGATACTACTCGCAATGCAATGTTTAACGGGACTCGTGCGAGCTGGCCAGTTTCGTGGAaaagtcgtcaactcgtaaaacttaacaacatgctcaaCATGGATTCAAGAcacaaatggaccgtgccgcgaTACGGTAGGACAGACCCCGTATGTGTGCTATGGGAGGAAATCCAAAAGtaactgaaagccaaccccacaagtggtacagtatcggacataaagatagaaccctggtgttttcaacgcagcatgcacctgTTGGGACAGggttatgtgtggtttgtgtgtttgtgtttgtgtgtgtgtgtatgtgtgtgtgtgtgtgtgtgaacatgtgtgtgtgtgtgtgcatgtgtgtgtgtgtgtatgtatgtttgaatgtgtattggtgtgtgtgtttgtttcacaagtatgtcgtttcgtatagatttgttagtagtttttctgtgttttgggtaaagtttttgatgtaataagcagaaccaccgccctcgcgaacagtgttttttcgatctattaacaactttacggtcttctttcgccgtggtcttctgaggacgtccggttgacttgcgcgtttcggttgtccaagcgcgtttcagttgtccaagcgcgttttggttgtccaaacacatttcggatgtccgaagcgcgtttgcgacaaaagtgcgcgatcgttccattacaaactcgatcgttttgcgcttaatgccagcagccgccattcgctttattatatggcgctgatcatcggtacaatgtttacctcgacccattgttactaacattgcttgcttggaccgtcaagaacgcgctggttaaaaacttggacacggctgatcccgtgctcagcctgcgttctgcttctacacgtgatgaattacatcgttgtagagcagcaaaaaaagcgtatggataaaaactatcaatgagaaagcgagtgagtgtctacccatttaaatcgagaaccgaatactgccgcgctcatggaacaaaacgcccattgaaaagaacaactgcgcgccagctgaACAAttcacgcacaaagtttaacatgcgcacacaacgttcaacgcagagatgcacgcaggcatttctatggcgtgcactggagaaacacctgtaagggtatgccgagttcattgctgttgtgcgcgtg comes from the Anopheles coluzzii chromosome 2, AcolN3, whole genome shotgun sequence genome and includes:
- the LOC120961284 gene encoding uncharacterized protein LOC120961284; this translates as MNTPASRAPETAITPIAGGTLWYQGVGKCLLSYFRDVQLTHEGLELIFFVDGLPLYKGSRSQLWPILMQVHNVPNTPVMTVAIFWGESKSLILEEFLDQFVDEMNHLFMNGLIIGNRFYWVASRAIIADAPARAFIKGVKGHNAYSGCQKCTIVGELHGHRMYFAYDAERQPRKHSDFCDGKYPTHVNKRTPLTRLLGCDIEADFVSAEDMHLLYKGVEAKLIDLWI